A window of the Cystobacter fuscus genome harbors these coding sequences:
- a CDS encoding GlsB/YeaQ/YmgE family stress response membrane protein encodes MAIFVYTFIGLVIGVLSFVAMPATRLVGLWGGVLLGMVGGTLGGIIGTTIAPRAMYAGVTPLGIVLAVVGALLVSVGLMLVSQRRPAS; translated from the coding sequence ATGGCCATCTTCGTCTACACGTTCATCGGACTCGTCATCGGTGTCCTCTCGTTCGTGGCGATGCCCGCCACGCGCCTGGTGGGCCTCTGGGGCGGAGTGCTGCTCGGCATGGTGGGAGGCACCCTCGGGGGCATCATCGGCACCACCATCGCGCCCAGGGCCATGTACGCCGGCGTCACGCCCCTGGGCATCGTGTTGGCCGTCGTCGGCGCGCTGCTCGTCTCGGTCGGGTTGATGCTCGTTTCCCAACGCCGACCCGCCTCGTGA
- a CDS encoding 16S rRNA (uracil(1498)-N(3))-methyltransferase: MVRLFVPLPEPAPTEVTLSGERRHYLLHVLRLTEDSVLEIFDGAGRAFSARVLAVEEDGVRLGLGEVRHAPPSREVHILQGLPKGDKLEWVLQKGTELGATAFHPVAAARSVVKLEPKRAEERTARWTKIVEEAARQCRRNDVPHVHPPRALLEAARSLAPDTLLLVLDEEESAVPLGEAFRSRPAGTPVALVVGPEGGLTREEVSALQALGARPVTLGRRILRTETAALAALTVMAHLDGELG; the protein is encoded by the coding sequence GTGGTCCGACTCTTCGTTCCCCTCCCCGAGCCCGCCCCCACCGAGGTGACGCTCTCGGGCGAGCGGCGCCATTACCTCCTGCACGTGCTGAGGCTCACCGAGGACTCCGTGCTCGAGATCTTCGACGGCGCCGGCCGCGCCTTCTCCGCGCGCGTGCTCGCGGTCGAGGAGGACGGCGTGCGTCTGGGGCTCGGTGAGGTCCGGCACGCGCCGCCCTCGCGCGAGGTGCACATCCTCCAGGGGCTGCCCAAGGGGGACAAGCTGGAGTGGGTGCTGCAAAAGGGCACCGAACTGGGCGCCACCGCCTTCCACCCCGTGGCCGCCGCGCGCAGCGTGGTGAAGCTCGAGCCCAAGCGCGCCGAGGAGCGCACCGCGCGCTGGACGAAGATCGTCGAGGAGGCCGCCCGTCAGTGCCGGCGCAACGACGTGCCCCACGTCCACCCGCCTCGCGCCCTGTTGGAGGCCGCGCGCTCGCTCGCCCCGGACACGCTCCTGCTCGTGCTCGACGAGGAGGAATCCGCCGTGCCCCTGGGCGAGGCCTTCCGCTCGCGTCCCGCCGGCACCCCCGTGGCGCTCGTGGTCGGTCCCGAGGGAGGACTCACCCGCGAGGAGGTGTCCGCCCTGCAGGCGCTCGGCGCACGGCCCGTCACGCTCGGCCGCCGCATCCTGCGCACCGAGACGGCCGCGCTCGCCGCGCTCACCGTCATGGCCCACCTGGATGGGGAACTCGGCTAG
- a CDS encoding sigma-54-dependent transcriptional regulator, whose protein sequence is MAESLKGSVLLVDDDPAVAKVLGALLVQAGLTVQTAARGDEALALLGRKPIDVVVSDVRMPGMGGLELLAEVQRGWPDVPVILLTAHGTVPLAVEAMKAGAADFALKPFDREEILFSIRKALLRAQQHQEATRPLGKESGGFVGQSTAMASVQALLGRAATGTATVLLRGESGTGKELAAKAVHDASPRRGGPFVKLHCAALPDTLLESELFGYEKGAFTGAATRKPGRVELAHGGTLFLDEIGDITPQVQVKLLRLLQEREFERLGGTQTIKVDVRFVAATHRDLEALVREGVFREDLFYRLNVVPVWLPPLRARPEDIEPLVRHFLEVHARANGRPPFVLTPEGLAVLRAQPWPGNVRQLQNFIERLVVLSDGPLLSGEEVLRELDRQPGIAPMAAPPPVPSPPPGLPGSAPASFPAGEGRTLESQRKGMERQALVDALQRAGDNRTLAARLLGISRRTLYNKLEEYGLV, encoded by the coding sequence GTGGCCGAGTCGCTCAAGGGAAGCGTGCTGCTGGTGGATGACGATCCCGCCGTGGCCAAGGTGCTCGGCGCGCTGCTCGTCCAGGCGGGGCTCACCGTGCAAACGGCCGCGCGCGGGGACGAGGCACTCGCCCTGCTCGGCCGCAAGCCCATCGACGTCGTCGTGAGCGACGTGCGCATGCCGGGCATGGGCGGCCTGGAGCTGCTCGCCGAGGTGCAACGCGGCTGGCCCGACGTGCCCGTCATCCTGCTCACCGCGCACGGCACCGTGCCGCTCGCCGTGGAGGCCATGAAGGCGGGCGCCGCCGACTTCGCCCTCAAGCCCTTCGATCGCGAGGAGATCCTCTTCAGCATCCGCAAGGCGCTCCTGCGCGCGCAGCAGCACCAGGAGGCCACGCGTCCCCTGGGCAAGGAGTCCGGCGGCTTCGTGGGCCAGAGCACCGCCATGGCCAGCGTGCAGGCGCTGCTCGGCCGCGCCGCCACGGGCACCGCCACGGTGCTCCTGCGCGGAGAGTCCGGCACCGGCAAGGAGCTGGCCGCCAAGGCCGTGCACGACGCGAGCCCCCGGCGCGGTGGCCCCTTCGTGAAGCTGCACTGCGCGGCCCTGCCGGACACGCTCCTGGAGAGCGAGCTGTTCGGCTACGAGAAGGGTGCCTTCACGGGCGCCGCCACGCGCAAGCCCGGCCGCGTGGAGCTGGCCCACGGCGGCACCCTCTTCCTCGATGAAATCGGCGACATCACCCCCCAGGTGCAGGTGAAGCTCTTGCGCCTGTTGCAGGAGCGCGAGTTCGAGCGGCTCGGGGGCACGCAGACGATCAAGGTGGACGTGCGCTTCGTGGCCGCCACGCACCGCGACCTGGAGGCGCTCGTGCGCGAGGGGGTGTTCCGCGAGGACCTCTTCTACCGGCTCAACGTGGTGCCCGTGTGGCTGCCCCCCCTGCGTGCCCGGCCCGAGGACATCGAGCCGCTCGTGCGGCACTTCCTCGAGGTGCATGCCCGGGCCAACGGCCGCCCGCCCTTCGTCCTCACGCCCGAGGGACTCGCCGTGCTGCGCGCCCAGCCCTGGCCGGGCAACGTGCGCCAGTTGCAGAACTTCATCGAGCGCCTCGTGGTGCTCTCCGACGGCCCCCTGCTCTCCGGGGAGGAGGTGCTCCGGGAGCTGGATCGCCAGCCGGGCATCGCCCCCATGGCCGCGCCCCCGCCCGTCCCGAGCCCGCCGCCAGGACTCCCGGGCTCCGCCCCGGCGTCGTTCCCCGCGGGAGAGGGGCGCACCCTGGAGTCCCAGCGCAAGGGCATGGAGCGGCAGGCCCTGGTGGACGCGCTCCAGCGCGCGGGGGACAACCGCACCCTCGCCGCGCGACTGCTCGGCATCAGCCGGCGCACCTTGTACAACAAGCTCGAGGAGTACGGGCTGGTGTAG
- a CDS encoding alkene reductase: MSTLFSSVSLGRYTLNNRMVMAPMTRSRSDDQTGVLTDLVPTYYRQRAGAGLIITEGVFPSAMGKGYVRTPGIETDAQVAAWKQVTEAVHAQGGRIFMQIMHSGRISHPSMLPGGATPVAPSAITPAGQSYTSTGPQSFVQPRALRLEEIPEVIGEYRRAARRALEAGFDGVELHAASGYLPEQFLSSNTNTRTDAYGGSLENRARFILETLAALVDEVGSDRVGIKISPEMGFNDIKDANPRETYRYLVEQLAPLKPAYLHVATFGPQFDSYHTTFRALFQGTYLRGGSLTQQSAEAVLKNGEADAVVFGALFLANPDLPERFRANAPLNAPDKQTFYSAGPQGYIDYPRLSTEG, translated from the coding sequence ATGTCCACGCTCTTCTCTTCCGTCTCGCTCGGCCGCTACACGCTCAACAACCGCATGGTCATGGCGCCGATGACCCGCTCGCGCTCGGATGACCAGACCGGTGTCCTCACCGATCTCGTCCCGACCTACTACCGCCAGCGCGCGGGCGCGGGGCTCATCATCACCGAGGGCGTCTTTCCCTCCGCGATGGGCAAGGGCTACGTGCGCACCCCGGGCATCGAGACCGACGCACAGGTGGCGGCCTGGAAGCAGGTGACCGAGGCCGTTCACGCGCAGGGCGGACGCATCTTCATGCAGATCATGCACAGCGGCCGCATCTCCCACCCGAGCATGCTGCCCGGCGGAGCCACCCCGGTAGCGCCCTCGGCCATCACCCCCGCGGGCCAGAGCTACACCTCCACGGGACCTCAGTCCTTCGTCCAGCCGCGCGCCCTGCGGCTCGAGGAAATCCCCGAGGTGATTGGGGAGTACCGCCGCGCGGCGCGCCGCGCCCTGGAGGCCGGCTTCGATGGCGTGGAGCTGCACGCCGCCTCGGGCTACCTGCCCGAGCAGTTCCTCTCGAGCAACACCAACACCCGCACGGACGCCTACGGCGGCTCGCTCGAGAACCGCGCTCGCTTCATCCTCGAGACCCTCGCCGCCCTGGTGGACGAGGTGGGAAGCGACCGGGTGGGCATCAAGATCTCCCCGGAGATGGGCTTCAACGACATCAAGGACGCCAACCCCCGGGAGACCTACCGCTACCTCGTCGAGCAGCTCGCGCCGTTGAAGCCCGCCTACCTGCACGTGGCCACGTTCGGCCCCCAGTTCGACTCCTACCACACCACGTTCCGCGCGCTCTTCCAGGGCACGTACCTGCGCGGCGGCAGCCTCACCCAGCAGAGCGCGGAGGCCGTGCTGAAGAACGGCGAGGCGGACGCGGTCGTCTTCGGCGCGCTCTTCCTCGCCAACCCGGACCTGCCGGAGCGCTTCCGCGCGAACGCGCCGCTCAATGCGCCGGACAAGCAGACCTTCTACTCGGCGGGCCCGCAGGGGTACATCGACTATCCGCGGCTGTCGACGGAGGGCTGA
- a CDS encoding HEAT repeat domain-containing protein: protein MPSHLAHTLIAQGLLPQDKAEEALRHQAAYGGALDTALLERQWLAEPQVLHALGEASGLRPVNLADFEPNADVASFIPPKIADRLCVVPLSLDGSTLHVACGYPVPRKELEEVGFLLGKSLELWVATEVRVREWISVIYRLPLSPRHSAVLGMLDPERRGVTPPPPAPALTPPPPPPRPEGEDAALTLEMVERLARTVASEPIPFERTLEAPAAPQPPPQRAPAPTAPAPVARPAPAAPPPSAPAREPLRLNMTEPARPAAPPQQVPPAARPPPPAQAAPPPQAARPPAQAAPPPQAARPPPPAQAAPPPQAARPPPPAQAAPHPQAARPPPPAQAAPPPQAARPPPPAQAAPPLQAAPPPPAQAAPPAPAQPPRSSPPTLLMAMPPLQVAAPAAQPLPPAVTPAPEHTAPRSDEVPEWTLAQARAALKESTRDRDRLIDNALRFGRRTFDYVAAFAVLRGSAVGWDSRGEGMGGDALAQVSIPLDASSVFRTVAVTRGSYVGPMPPDSLTRHYLELFGRQPPRTLFLYPVEVRGRLVAVLYGDCGQKPVSQRRLSDYILFCQDLPAAFQELLLFRKQRMGEQRHSAALDFDVDVDLSDSAPSSAPAPAPSFAASLGWSPFATRSANVPGRAASLAPLVMSQEERPPPDFGPLLKRLTGPDANQRANAMAELARSPEASARVLAMHFPGPSAWSRLPVVELPEADELGPVAGALSRLGRPAAQMLAPLLDSPDADTRYFALLTAGNLPYVELVDGILRGLFDPEPDLSSAARVAAASLKHLPRMDAARRELRQELSHPDPARRALAARALGTLHDREAIDGLIPLTHSGDQACAQAAADALREVTRATFGLDTRAWMAWWTENRSRRRADWLVAALRHPELDIRLTAIEELSRGLNDTLGFYADAPEGEREAAVRRWETVVADPVRSRRLALL, encoded by the coding sequence ATGCCTTCTCATCTCGCCCACACCCTGATCGCCCAGGGACTCCTCCCCCAGGACAAAGCCGAGGAGGCCCTGCGCCATCAAGCGGCGTACGGGGGCGCTCTCGACACCGCCCTGCTGGAGCGCCAGTGGCTCGCCGAGCCCCAGGTGCTCCACGCGCTCGGTGAGGCGTCGGGGCTGCGTCCGGTCAATCTCGCCGACTTCGAGCCCAACGCGGACGTCGCCTCCTTCATCCCTCCGAAGATCGCCGACCGGCTGTGCGTGGTCCCCCTGTCGCTCGACGGCAGCACCCTGCACGTGGCCTGCGGCTACCCGGTGCCCCGCAAGGAGCTGGAAGAGGTCGGCTTCCTGCTCGGCAAGTCGCTGGAGCTGTGGGTGGCCACCGAGGTCCGCGTGCGCGAGTGGATCTCCGTCATCTACCGGCTGCCGCTCTCGCCCCGCCACAGCGCCGTGCTCGGCATGCTCGACCCCGAGCGGAGGGGAGTCACTCCGCCCCCTCCCGCCCCGGCGCTCACCCCGCCTCCCCCGCCGCCCAGGCCCGAAGGAGAGGACGCCGCCCTCACCCTGGAAATGGTGGAGCGGCTCGCGCGCACGGTGGCCTCCGAGCCCATCCCCTTCGAGCGGACCCTCGAGGCGCCCGCCGCCCCACAGCCTCCGCCCCAGCGCGCCCCGGCCCCCACCGCTCCGGCCCCCGTCGCACGTCCCGCTCCCGCCGCGCCGCCTCCGTCCGCACCCGCCCGTGAGCCCCTGCGGCTGAACATGACCGAACCCGCGCGTCCCGCGGCTCCTCCCCAGCAGGTGCCCCCCGCCGCGCGTCCTCCGCCTCCCGCCCAGGCCGCTCCGCCTCCCCAGGCCGCGCGTCCTCCGGCCCAGGCCGCTCCGCCTCCCCAGGCCGCGCGTCCCCCACCTCCCGCCCAGGCCGCTCCGCCGCCTCAAGCCGCGCGCCCTCCGCCCCCGGCCCAGGCGGCTCCTCATCCCCAGGCCGCGCGTCCTCCGCCTCCCGCCCAGGCCGCTCCACCTCCCCAGGCCGCGCGTCCTCCACCTCCCGCCCAGGCCGCGCCTCCCCTGCAGGCCGCTCCGCCGCCTCCCGCCCAGGCCGCACCTCCGGCCCCTGCCCAGCCGCCGCGGAGTTCTCCTCCAACCCTCCTGATGGCCATGCCTCCCCTCCAGGTGGCCGCGCCCGCCGCGCAGCCACTTCCTCCGGCCGTCACCCCCGCGCCGGAGCACACCGCGCCGAGAAGTGACGAGGTGCCGGAGTGGACGCTCGCCCAGGCACGCGCCGCCCTCAAGGAGTCCACGCGCGACCGCGACCGGCTCATCGACAACGCCCTGCGCTTCGGCCGCCGCACCTTCGACTACGTGGCCGCCTTCGCCGTGCTGCGCGGCTCCGCCGTGGGCTGGGACTCGCGGGGCGAGGGCATGGGCGGCGACGCGCTCGCGCAGGTGTCCATTCCGCTCGACGCCTCCAGCGTCTTCCGCACCGTGGCCGTCACCCGCGGCAGCTACGTGGGCCCCATGCCGCCCGACAGCCTCACCCGGCACTACCTGGAGCTGTTCGGACGGCAGCCGCCGCGCACCCTCTTCCTCTACCCCGTGGAAGTGCGCGGCCGCCTCGTGGCCGTGCTCTACGGGGACTGCGGCCAGAAGCCCGTCAGCCAGCGCCGGCTCTCCGACTACATCCTCTTCTGCCAGGACCTGCCCGCCGCCTTCCAGGAGCTGCTGCTCTTCCGCAAGCAGCGCATGGGCGAGCAGCGTCACTCCGCCGCGCTGGACTTCGACGTGGACGTGGACCTGTCCGACTCCGCCCCGTCGTCGGCCCCGGCCCCGGCGCCCTCCTTCGCCGCGAGCCTCGGCTGGAGCCCCTTCGCCACCCGCTCCGCCAACGTACCGGGCCGCGCCGCCTCGCTCGCCCCGCTGGTGATGTCGCAGGAGGAGCGTCCACCTCCGGACTTCGGCCCCCTGCTCAAGCGGCTCACCGGCCCGGACGCCAACCAGCGCGCCAACGCCATGGCCGAGCTGGCGCGCTCGCCCGAGGCCAGTGCCCGGGTGCTCGCCATGCACTTCCCCGGCCCCAGCGCGTGGAGCCGGCTGCCCGTGGTGGAGCTGCCCGAGGCGGACGAGCTCGGCCCCGTCGCCGGTGCCCTGTCGCGGCTCGGCCGGCCCGCGGCCCAGATGCTCGCGCCCCTCTTGGACTCGCCCGACGCGGACACGCGCTACTTCGCGCTGCTCACCGCCGGCAACCTGCCCTACGTGGAGCTCGTGGACGGCATCCTGCGCGGCCTCTTCGATCCCGAGCCGGACCTGTCCAGCGCCGCGCGCGTGGCCGCCGCCTCCCTCAAGCACCTGCCCCGAATGGACGCGGCCCGCCGCGAGCTGCGCCAGGAGCTGTCCCACCCGGACCCCGCGCGGCGCGCCCTCGCCGCGCGCGCCCTCGGCACACTGCATGACCGCGAGGCCATCGACGGCCTCATCCCGCTCACCCACAGCGGCGACCAGGCGTGCGCCCAGGCCGCCGCCGACGCGCTGCGCGAGGTGACGCGCGCCACGTTCGGCCTGGACACGCGCGCGTGGATGGCCTGGTGGACGGAGAATCGCTCGCGCCGCCGCGCCGACTGGCTCGTGGCCGCGCTGCGCCACCCGGAGCTCGACATCCGGCTGACCGCCATCGAGGAGCTCAGCCGCGGCCTCAACGACACGCTCGGCTTCTACGCCGACGCGCCCGAGGGCGAGCGCGAGGCGGCCGTGCGCCGGTGGGAGACCGTGGTGGCCGATCCCGTGCGCTCCCGGCGTCTGGCCCTCCTGTAG
- a CDS encoding ATP-binding protein: MTTQAWISLGACAGLLALAGLALVRVGRSPMGLPLAVLCIALSTWNFADFALEHAGGPGWRLIATCATLTGVPTALHFILAFVGERRRLAVVMYATYAVFGMLALLSLGGLGSPRVADEVDSRGFSLMVLVLSAPLLFGSFGLLTWHLRREPRSTERARTGLLLTGLALLVTLLGTDVVALLGEDVPRLGGLGTLLGLPAIAVVALRLRLFGQELSNVHAMYALLLSLVGVLSYLTVFRAFAARHGALVVGTAAITLALLAITRRGVIAFTAQRERLEQMATLGRFSAQMAHDLKNPIAALKGAAQYLQVEHARGRSWDDKGEFLELLLEQVERLDRVVSTYQRLGRVEPLLAPLDVNHLVTSVLSLQGFAGNPGVELRRELAEGPPRCAGDWDLLATALENLLRNALEAMPRGGVITVRTRTEDSGVVLSVEDTGEGMNARTRERAFDDFYTTKTTGSGLGLAFVRRVVEAHGGRVALTSHEGRGTTVTLRLPVSATRVP, translated from the coding sequence ATGACGACCCAGGCGTGGATCAGCCTCGGGGCCTGCGCGGGGCTCCTGGCGCTCGCGGGCCTCGCCCTGGTGCGGGTGGGGCGCAGTCCCATGGGGCTGCCGCTCGCGGTGCTGTGCATCGCGCTGTCCACGTGGAACTTCGCCGACTTCGCCCTGGAGCACGCGGGCGGTCCCGGCTGGCGCCTCATCGCCACGTGCGCGACGTTGACGGGCGTGCCCACCGCCCTGCACTTCATCCTCGCCTTCGTGGGCGAGCGGCGCCGACTGGCGGTGGTGATGTACGCCACCTATGCCGTCTTCGGCATGCTGGCGCTGCTGAGCCTCGGAGGGCTGGGCTCACCGCGAGTGGCGGACGAGGTGGACTCGCGGGGCTTCTCGCTGATGGTCCTGGTGCTGAGCGCGCCGCTGCTGTTCGGCAGCTTCGGCCTGCTCACCTGGCACCTGCGCCGCGAGCCGCGCTCCACCGAGCGCGCCCGGACGGGATTGCTGCTCACGGGGCTCGCCCTGCTGGTGACGCTGCTGGGCACGGACGTGGTGGCGCTGCTGGGCGAGGACGTGCCGCGCCTGGGCGGCCTGGGCACGCTGCTGGGACTGCCGGCCATCGCGGTGGTGGCGCTGCGCCTGCGCCTCTTCGGCCAGGAGTTGTCCAACGTCCACGCGATGTACGCGCTGCTGCTCTCGCTCGTGGGCGTGCTCTCCTACCTCACCGTCTTCCGCGCCTTCGCCGCGCGCCACGGCGCGCTCGTGGTGGGCACGGCCGCCATTACCCTCGCACTGCTGGCCATCACCCGCCGGGGCGTCATCGCCTTCACCGCCCAGCGCGAGCGGCTGGAGCAGATGGCCACCCTGGGCCGCTTCTCCGCGCAGATGGCGCATGACCTGAAGAACCCCATCGCCGCGCTCAAGGGCGCCGCGCAGTACCTCCAGGTGGAGCACGCGCGGGGCCGCTCGTGGGACGACAAGGGCGAGTTCCTCGAGCTGCTGCTCGAGCAGGTGGAGCGCCTGGACCGGGTGGTGAGCACCTACCAGCGCCTGGGTCGGGTGGAGCCCCTGCTGGCGCCGCTGGACGTGAACCACCTGGTGACGAGCGTGCTGTCCCTCCAGGGCTTCGCCGGCAACCCCGGAGTGGAGCTGCGCCGGGAACTCGCCGAGGGCCCGCCGCGCTGCGCGGGGGATTGGGATCTGCTGGCCACCGCGCTGGAGAACCTGCTGCGCAACGCCCTGGAGGCCATGCCCCGCGGGGGGGTGATCACCGTGCGCACGCGCACGGAGGACTCGGGGGTGGTGCTCAGCGTGGAGGACACCGGCGAGGGCATGAACGCGCGCACCCGCGAGCGCGCCTTCGACGACTTCTACACCACCAAGACCACGGGCAGCGGACTGGGGCTGGCCTTCGTGCGGCGGGTGGTGGAGGCCCATGGCGGACGCGTGGCGCTCACGAGCCACGAGGGGCGCGGCACCACGGTGACCCTGCGCCTTCCCGTCTCGGCCACGCGTGTTCCATGA
- a CDS encoding RDD family protein, translating into MSATDGEVHARPASLWRRLLAFGVDASAIFGVVALYLLLASSVAGVQAPATTLTGLDLFLLQVRSLQSVLIPGAILLILLSLVYCAAAAFLWNGRTLGRRLLGLRLVDTRGQAPAPGRAVVRALLASVSFGFFLAGFWMALFDRRGQTLHDKLTSTYVVQPS; encoded by the coding sequence ATGTCCGCGACGGACGGAGAAGTCCACGCCCGTCCGGCCTCCCTCTGGCGCCGGCTGCTCGCCTTCGGCGTCGACGCGAGCGCCATCTTCGGCGTGGTCGCGCTCTACCTCCTGCTCGCCTCCTCCGTGGCCGGCGTCCAGGCCCCCGCCACCACCCTCACGGGGCTCGATCTGTTCCTCCTCCAGGTCCGCTCCCTCCAGTCGGTGCTGATTCCCGGAGCGATCCTCCTCATCCTCCTGTCGCTCGTGTACTGCGCCGCGGCCGCCTTCCTCTGGAATGGCCGCACGTTGGGCCGCCGGTTGCTCGGCCTGCGGCTCGTGGATACCCGCGGACAGGCTCCCGCTCCGGGCCGGGCCGTCGTGCGTGCCCTGCTGGCCAGCGTGTCCTTCGGCTTCTTCCTCGCCGGCTTCTGGATGGCCCTCTTCGACCGGCGGGGCCAGACGCTCCACGACAAGCTGACGTCCACCTATGTCGTCCAACCGAGCTGA